A single region of the Enterobacter cloacae complex sp. R_G8 genome encodes:
- the mukF gene encoding chromosome partition protein MukF, with the protein MSEFSQTVPELVAWARKNDFSISLPVDRLSFLLAVATLNGERLDGEMSEGELVDAFRHVSDAFEQTSETISVRANNAINDMVRQRLLNRFTSEQAEGNAIYRLTPLGIGITDYYIRQREFSTLRLSMQLSIVAGELKRAADAADENGDEFHWHRNVYAPLKYSVAEIFDSIDLTQRLMDEQQQQVKDDIAQLLNKDWRAAISSCELLLSETSGTLRELQDTLEAAGDKLQANLLRIQDATMAHDDLHFIDRLVFDLQSKLDRIISWGQQSIDLWIGYDRHVHKFIRTAIDMDKNRVFAQRLRQSVQTYFDAPWALTYANADRLLDMRDEEMALRDEEVTGELPPDLEYEEFNEIREQLAAMIEEQLAVYKTRQVPLDLGLVVRDYLAQYPRARHFDVARIVVDQAVRLGIAQADFTGLPPKWQPINDYGAKVQAHVIDKY; encoded by the coding sequence ATGAGTGAATTTTCCCAGACAGTCCCCGAACTGGTTGCCTGGGCCAGGAAAAACGATTTCTCCATCTCGCTGCCGGTAGACAGACTCTCTTTCCTGCTGGCGGTTGCCACGCTGAACGGCGAACGGCTGGATGGTGAAATGAGCGAGGGTGAACTGGTGGATGCGTTCCGCCATGTGAGTGATGCGTTTGAGCAAACCAGCGAAACCATTAGCGTGCGTGCCAACAACGCAATCAATGATATGGTGCGTCAACGTCTGCTGAACCGCTTTACCAGCGAGCAGGCCGAAGGAAACGCCATCTATCGACTGACACCCCTGGGCATCGGCATTACCGATTACTACATCCGCCAGCGTGAATTTTCCACGCTGCGTCTTTCCATGCAGCTCTCGATTGTGGCGGGTGAACTTAAGCGTGCGGCCGATGCCGCGGATGAAAACGGTGATGAGTTCCACTGGCACCGCAATGTCTACGCACCGCTGAAATACTCGGTGGCGGAGATTTTCGACAGTATCGATCTGACCCAGCGTCTGATGGACGAACAGCAGCAGCAAGTGAAGGACGATATCGCACAACTGCTGAATAAAGACTGGCGCGCGGCCATCTCCAGCTGTGAACTGCTGCTGTCGGAAACCTCCGGCACGCTGCGCGAACTGCAGGATACGCTGGAGGCCGCAGGGGATAAGCTGCAGGCCAACCTGCTGCGCATTCAGGATGCGACCATGGCACATGACGATCTGCATTTTATCGACCGTCTGGTCTTTGATTTGCAGAGCAAGCTCGATCGCATCATTAGCTGGGGCCAACAATCGATTGACCTGTGGATCGGTTACGATCGTCATGTACATAAATTTATCCGTACCGCTATCGATATGGATAAAAACCGCGTCTTTGCTCAGCGTCTGCGTCAGTCTGTTCAAACCTACTTCGATGCGCCGTGGGCGCTAACCTACGCCAATGCCGATCGTCTGCTCGATATGCGTGACGAAGAGATGGCGTTGCGTGATGAAGAGGTCACCGGTGAACTGCCACCGGATCTGGAATACGAAGAATTCAACGAAATTCGTGAGCAACTTGCGGCCATGATCGAAGAACAGCTCGCTGTCTACAAAACCAGACAGGTACCGCTGGATCTTGGTCTCGTGGTGCGCGACTATCTGGCGCAATATCCTCGCGCGCGCCACTTCGACGTTGCCCGCATTGTGGTAGACCAGGCGGTTCGCCTGGGTATCGCGCAAGCAGATTTCACCGGACTGCCGCCGAAGTGGCAGCCGATTAACGATTACGGAGCCAAGGTACAGGCGCATGTCATTGACAAATATTGA
- the mukB gene encoding chromosome partition protein MukB — protein sequence MIERGKFRSLTLINWNGFFARTFDLDELVTTLSGGNGAGKSTTMAAFVTALIPDLTLLHFRNTTEAGATSGSRDKGLHGKLKAGVCYSVLDVINSRHQRVVVGVRLQQVAGRDRKVDIKPFAIQGLPTSMQPTALLTETLNERQARVLTLQELKDKLEAIEGVQFKQFNSITDYHSLMFDLGVVARRLRTASDRSKYYRLIEASLYGGISSAITRSLRDYLLPENSGVRKAFQDMEAALRENRMTLEAIRVTQSDRDLFKHLISEATNYVAADYMRHANERRVHLDQALEYRRELFTSRKQLVAEQYKHVEMARELGEHNGAEGDLEADYQAASDHLNLVQTALRQQEKIERYEADLDELQIRLEEQNEVVAEAADMQEENEARAEAAELEVDELKSQLADYQQALDVQQTRAIQYNQALQALQRAKELCHLPDLTPDSADEWLDTFQAKEQEATEKLLSLEQKMSVAQTAHSQFEQAYQLVVAINGPLARNEAWDVARELLRDGVNQRHLAEQVQPLRMRLNELEQRLREQQEAERLLAEFCKRQGKHYDIDELEALHQELEARIAALSDTVSSASEQRMTLRQELEQLQSRSQTLLQRAPVWLAAQSSLNQLSEQCGETFESSQEVTEYLQQLLEREREAIVERDEVGARKREVDEEIERLSQPGGAEDARLNTLAERFGGVLLSEIYDDVGLDDAPYFSALYGPSRNAIVVPDLSLIADQLEGLEDCPEDLYLIEGDPQSFDDSVFSVDELEKAVVVKIADRQWRYSRFPELPLFGRAARESRIESLHAERETLSERFATLSFDVQKTQRLHQSFSRFIGSHLGVAFEADPEAEIRKLTTRRGELERAIASHESDNQQSRVQFEQAKEGVAALNRILPRLNLLADDTLADRVDEIQERLDEAQEAARFVQQHGNQLAKLEPVVSVLQSDPEQFEQLKEDYAWSQQVQREARQQAFALTEVVQRRAHFGYSDSAEMLSGNSDLNEKLRQRLEQAEVERTRAREAMRSHAAQLNQYNQVLASLKSSFDTKKELLNDLQKELQDIGVRADSGAEERARVRRDELHSQLSNNRARRNQLEKALTFCEAEMDNLTRRLRKLERDYHEMREQVVTAKAGWCAVMRMVKDNNVERRLHRRELAYLSADELRSMSDKALGALRLAVADNEHLRDVLRMSEDPKRPERKIQFFVAVYQHLRERIRQDIIRTDDPVEAIEQMEIELGRLTEELTSREQKLAISSRSVANIIRKTIQREQNRIRQLNQGLQSVSFGQVNSVRLNVNVREAHATLLDVLSEQHEQHQDLFNSNRLTFSEALAKLYQRLNPQIDMGQRTPQTIGEELLDYRNYLEMEVEVNRGSDGWLRAESGALSTGEAIGTGMSILVMVVQSWEDEARRLRGKDISPCRLLFLDEAARLDARSIATLFELCERLDMQLIIAAPENISPEKGTTYKLVRKVFQNSEHVHVVGLRGFAPQPPESLPGTADAS from the coding sequence ATGATTGAACGCGGTAAATTTCGCTCACTAACGCTGATTAACTGGAACGGCTTCTTTGCCCGAACCTTTGATCTCGATGAGCTGGTGACAACGCTCTCCGGCGGTAACGGTGCGGGTAAATCCACCACCATGGCGGCTTTTGTGACGGCGCTGATCCCTGATTTGACGCTGCTGCACTTCCGTAACACCACCGAAGCGGGTGCAACAAGCGGCTCCCGCGATAAAGGCCTGCACGGTAAGCTCAAAGCTGGCGTCTGTTATTCGGTGCTGGATGTGATCAACTCCCGTCACCAGCGTGTGGTGGTGGGCGTGCGTCTGCAGCAGGTCGCCGGTCGCGATCGAAAAGTGGATATCAAACCGTTCGCGATTCAGGGGCTGCCAACCTCAATGCAGCCAACGGCGCTGCTGACGGAAACGCTCAATGAGCGTCAGGCGCGCGTACTGACGCTGCAGGAGCTAAAAGATAAGCTCGAAGCCATCGAAGGCGTGCAGTTCAAGCAGTTCAACTCGATTACCGATTACCACTCCCTGATGTTCGATCTGGGCGTGGTGGCGCGTCGTCTGCGCACCGCTTCCGACCGCAGCAAATACTACCGTCTGATTGAGGCCTCCCTGTACGGCGGGATCTCCAGCGCCATTACCCGCTCCCTGCGTGACTACCTGTTGCCGGAAAACAGCGGCGTACGTAAGGCCTTCCAGGACATGGAAGCCGCGCTGCGTGAAAACCGCATGACGCTGGAAGCGATTCGCGTTACCCAGTCTGACCGCGATCTGTTTAAACACCTGATCAGTGAAGCCACTAACTATGTGGCAGCGGACTATATGCGCCACGCCAACGAGCGTCGCGTGCATCTCGATCAGGCATTAGAGTACCGCCGCGAGCTGTTCACCTCCCGTAAACAGCTGGTGGCCGAGCAGTATAAGCACGTTGAAATGGCCCGTGAACTGGGCGAACACAACGGGGCTGAGGGCGATCTGGAAGCCGATTATCAGGCCGCCAGCGATCACCTGAACCTGGTTCAGACCGCGCTGCGCCAGCAGGAAAAAATCGAGCGCTACGAAGCCGATCTCGATGAGCTGCAAATTCGTCTCGAAGAACAAAATGAAGTGGTGGCCGAAGCCGCCGACATGCAGGAAGAGAACGAAGCGCGTGCCGAAGCCGCCGAGCTGGAAGTGGATGAGCTGAAAAGCCAGCTCGCCGATTACCAGCAGGCTCTGGACGTGCAGCAGACGCGAGCGATTCAGTACAACCAGGCCCTGCAGGCTTTGCAGCGTGCGAAAGAGTTGTGCCATCTGCCTGACCTGACGCCGGACAGCGCTGACGAGTGGCTGGATACTTTCCAGGCGAAAGAACAGGAAGCCACGGAAAAACTCCTCTCCCTGGAACAGAAAATGAGCGTCGCGCAGACCGCGCACAGCCAGTTTGAACAAGCTTATCAGCTGGTGGTGGCGATTAACGGCCCGCTGGCGCGAAATGAAGCGTGGGATGTTGCCCGTGAGTTGCTGCGCGATGGTGTAAACCAGCGTCATCTGGCCGAGCAGGTCCAGCCGCTGCGTATGCGTCTGAACGAGCTGGAACAGCGTCTGCGCGAGCAGCAGGAGGCCGAGCGTCTGCTGGCTGAGTTCTGCAAGCGTCAGGGTAAACATTACGACATCGACGAGCTTGAGGCCCTGCATCAGGAGCTGGAAGCCCGTATCGCCGCACTGTCCGATACGGTATCCAGCGCCAGTGAACAGCGTATGACGCTGCGTCAGGAGCTGGAGCAGCTTCAGTCCCGCTCGCAGACGCTGTTGCAACGCGCACCCGTCTGGCTGGCGGCACAAAGCAGCCTGAACCAGCTCAGCGAACAGTGTGGCGAAACCTTCGAATCCAGCCAGGAAGTGACGGAATACCTGCAACAGCTGCTGGAGCGTGAGCGCGAGGCCATTGTTGAGCGTGATGAAGTTGGCGCGCGCAAGCGTGAGGTTGACGAAGAGATTGAACGCTTAAGCCAGCCGGGCGGTGCGGAAGATGCACGCCTGAATACGCTGGCGGAGCGTTTTGGCGGTGTGCTGCTGTCTGAAATTTATGACGATGTTGGTCTGGACGATGCACCGTACTTCTCCGCACTGTACGGCCCGTCGCGTAACGCGATTGTGGTGCCGGATCTGTCATTGATTGCCGATCAGCTTGAAGGGCTGGAAGATTGCCCGGAAGATCTCTATCTGATTGAAGGGGATCCGCAGTCATTTGATGACAGCGTGTTCAGCGTTGATGAGCTGGAAAAAGCGGTGGTGGTGAAAATCGCTGACCGTCAGTGGCGTTACTCGCGCTTCCCGGAACTTCCTCTGTTTGGCCGCGCTGCGCGTGAAAGCCGTATTGAAAGCCTGCACGCTGAGCGTGAAACGCTGTCTGAACGTTTTGCGACCCTGTCGTTTGACGTGCAGAAAACCCAGCGCCTGCATCAGTCGTTTAGCCGCTTTATCGGTAGTCATCTGGGAGTGGCTTTTGAGGCTGACCCGGAAGCGGAAATTCGCAAGCTTACCACCCGCCGTGGTGAACTTGAGCGCGCGATTGCCAGCCATGAAAGTGATAACCAACAGAGTCGCGTTCAGTTTGAACAGGCGAAAGAGGGCGTTGCTGCCCTTAACCGTATTCTGCCGCGTCTGAATCTGCTGGCGGATGATACGCTGGCTGACCGCGTGGATGAAATCCAGGAACGTCTGGATGAAGCACAGGAAGCCGCGCGCTTTGTGCAGCAGCATGGTAATCAGCTGGCGAAGCTGGAGCCGGTAGTGTCGGTGCTTCAAAGCGATCCAGAGCAGTTTGAGCAGCTAAAAGAAGATTATGCCTGGTCCCAGCAGGTGCAGCGTGAAGCACGCCAGCAGGCGTTTGCCCTAACGGAAGTGGTGCAGCGTCGCGCTCACTTCGGTTATTCAGACTCGGCGGAAATGCTGAGCGGTAACAGCGATCTGAACGAGAAATTACGCCAGCGCCTTGAGCAGGCTGAAGTGGAACGTACGCGTGCCCGTGAAGCGATGCGTAGCCACGCGGCCCAGTTGAACCAGTACAACCAGGTTCTGGCCTCGCTAAAAAGCTCCTTTGATACCAAGAAAGAGCTGTTAAACGATCTGCAAAAAGAGCTGCAGGATATCGGCGTTCGTGCCGACAGCGGGGCAGAAGAGCGGGCGCGTGTTCGTCGTGATGAACTGCATAGCCAGCTTAGCAACAACCGTGCGCGTCGTAATCAGCTGGAAAAAGCGCTGACCTTCTGTGAAGCGGAGATGGATAACCTGACGCGTCGCCTGCGCAAGCTTGAGCGCGACTATCATGAAATGCGTGAGCAGGTAGTGACCGCGAAGGCAGGCTGGTGCGCAGTAATGCGCATGGTGAAAGACAATAATGTTGAACGCCGCCTGCATCGTCGTGAACTGGCCTACCTCTCTGCCGATGAGCTGCGCTCCATGTCGGATAAGGCGCTGGGCGCGCTGCGCCTGGCGGTGGCGGATAACGAACATCTGCGCGATGTGCTGCGCATGTCTGAAGATCCGAAACGTCCAGAGCGTAAAATTCAGTTCTTCGTGGCGGTTTATCAGCATTTGCGCGAGCGTATTCGTCAGGACATCATTCGTACCGACGATCCGGTTGAAGCCATTGAACAGATGGAAATTGAACTGGGTCGCCTGACGGAAGAGCTGACCTCTCGTGAGCAGAAGCTGGCTATCAGTTCCCGCAGCGTGGCGAACATCATCCGCAAGACCATTCAGCGCGAGCAGAACCGTATTCGCCAGTTGAACCAGGGTCTGCAGAGCGTATCGTTTGGTCAGGTGAACAGCGTACGTCTGAATGTAAACGTGCGTGAAGCGCACGCTACGCTGCTGGATGTGTTGTCTGAGCAGCATGAACAGCATCAGGATCTGTTTAACAGCAACCGTCTGACCTTCTCCGAAGCGCTGGCGAAACTGTATCAGCGTCTGAATCCGCAGATTGATATGGGGCAACGTACGCCGCAAACCATCGGTGAAGAGCTGCTGGATTACCGTAACTACCTGGAAATGGAAGTTGAGGTTAACCGTGGCTCTGATGGCTGGTTGCGTGCTGAATCGGGTGCGCTGTCTACCGGTGAAGCTATCGGTACCGGGATGTCGATTCTGGTGATGGTCGTGCAGAGCTGGGAAGATGAAGCGCGTCGTCTGCGCGGCAAGGATATTTCCCCATGCCGTCTGCTGTTCCTTGATGAAGCAGCGCGTCTGGACGCCCGTTCCATCGCCACGCTGTTTGAGCTCTGCGAACGTCTGGATATGCAGCTCATCATTGCGGCACCGGAAAACATCAGTCCGGAAAAAGGCACCACCTACAAACTGGTGCGTAAAGTGTTCCAGAACAGCGAGCACGTTCACGTTGTAGGCCTGCGTGGCTTTGCTCCGCAGCCGCCGGAGTCATTACCGGGAACGGCAGACGCCTCCTGA
- the cmoM gene encoding tRNA uridine 5-oxyacetic acid(34) methyltransferase CmoM, translating to MRDRNFDDIAEKFSRNIYGTTKGQLRQTILWQDLDAILATYGGQTLRVLDAGGGEGQTAIKMAERGHHVTLCDLSAEMVARATRAAEEKGVSDNMHFIQCAAQDIAQHLETQVDLILFHAVLEWVADPQSVLKTLWSMLRPGGTLSLMFYNANGFLMHNMVAGNFDYVQVGMPKKKKRTLSPDHPRDPQQVYGWLEEIGWQITGKTGVRVFHDYLREKHKQRDCFDTLTELETRYCRQEPFISLGRYIHVTAHKPQMQG from the coding sequence ATGCGGGATCGCAATTTTGATGACATCGCGGAAAAGTTTTCGCGCAACATTTACGGCACGACAAAAGGGCAGTTACGTCAGACGATCCTCTGGCAGGATCTGGACGCCATTCTGGCCACGTATGGCGGTCAAACGTTGCGCGTGCTTGACGCCGGAGGCGGTGAAGGGCAGACGGCCATAAAAATGGCAGAGCGCGGTCATCACGTCACACTTTGCGATCTTTCTGCTGAGATGGTCGCGCGAGCGACGCGTGCAGCAGAAGAGAAAGGTGTGAGCGACAACATGCATTTTATACAATGCGCCGCTCAGGACATCGCACAGCATTTGGAAACCCAGGTTGATCTGATATTGTTTCATGCGGTGCTGGAATGGGTGGCCGATCCGCAAAGCGTGTTAAAGACCCTGTGGTCGATGCTACGACCGGGCGGCACGCTGTCGCTGATGTTCTACAATGCTAACGGCTTCCTGATGCATAACATGGTGGCGGGTAACTTTGACTATGTTCAGGTCGGGATGCCAAAAAAGAAAAAGCGCACGCTTTCCCCGGACCATCCGCGCGATCCCCAGCAGGTTTACGGCTGGCTGGAAGAGATCGGCTGGCAGATCACAGGAAAGACAGGCGTCAGGGTGTTTCATGATTATCTGCGTGAAAAACACAAACAGCGTGACTGTTTTGACACCTTAACAGAATTAGAAACGCGGTATTGCCGTCAGGAGCCTTTTATCAGTCTTGGCCGCTATATTCACGTCACCGCGCACAAGCCGCAGATGCAAGGATAA
- the ycaR gene encoding protein YcaR: protein MDHRLLEIIACPVCNGKLYYSQDKQELICKPDSLAFPLRDGIPVLLENEARSLVAEESKP from the coding sequence ATGGATCACCGTTTACTTGAAATTATTGCCTGCCCGGTGTGCAACGGCAAACTCTACTATAGCCAGGACAAACAAGAGCTGATTTGCAAACCGGACAGCCTGGCTTTCCCGCTGCGTGACGGTATTCCGGTACTGCTGGAAAACGAAGCCCGTTCCCTGGTCGCAGAAGAGAGCAAACCATGA
- a CDS encoding YcbJ family phosphotransferase: MEQLRAELSHLLGEKLSRVECVSEKADTALWSLYDSQGNPMPLMARSFTSPGVARQLAWKISMLARQGTVRMPTVYGVMTHEEHPGPDVLLIERLRGVSVEAPARTPERWEQLKDQIVEALLAWHRQDSRGLVGPVDSTQENLWPLWYRQRVEVLWGTLNQFNNTGLTMQDKRILFRTRECLPALFDGFNDNCVLIHGNFTLRSMLKDSRSDQLLAMLGPGVMLWAPREYELFRLSDSAAAEGLLWHYLQRAPVAEAFLWRRWLYLLWDEVAQLVNTGRFNRANFDLATKSLLPWLA; the protein is encoded by the coding sequence ATGGAACAGCTGCGTGCCGAACTGAGTCACCTGCTTGGCGAGAAATTAAGCCGGGTTGAATGTGTGAGTGAAAAGGCAGATACCGCGCTCTGGTCGTTGTACGACAGTCAGGGAAACCCAATGCCGCTCATGGCCCGAAGTTTTACCTCTCCGGGCGTTGCCAGACAGCTCGCCTGGAAAATTTCTATGCTCGCGCGGCAAGGAACCGTGCGTATGCCGACGGTGTACGGCGTGATGACGCATGAAGAACACCCCGGCCCGGATGTTCTGCTGATTGAGCGTTTACGCGGGGTATCCGTTGAAGCCCCGGCGCGTACGCCAGAGCGCTGGGAACAGCTGAAAGACCAGATCGTTGAGGCGCTGCTGGCGTGGCACCGGCAGGATAGCCGTGGTCTGGTTGGCCCCGTCGACAGCACGCAGGAAAACCTCTGGCCGCTGTGGTATCGCCAGCGTGTAGAGGTGCTGTGGGGGACGCTTAATCAGTTCAACAACACCGGCTTAACCATGCAGGACAAACGTATTCTTTTCCGCACCCGCGAGTGTTTACCGGCGCTGTTTGACGGCTTTAACGACAACTGCGTGTTGATACACGGTAATTTTACGCTGCGCAGCATGCTAAAAGATTCACGCAGCGATCAGCTCCTGGCAATGCTGGGGCCGGGGGTCATGCTCTGGGCTCCGCGCGAGTACGAGTTGTTCAGGCTCAGCGACAGCGCGGCCGCTGAAGGTTTGCTGTGGCACTATCTGCAGCGCGCACCCGTTGCCGAGGCATTTCTCTGGCGGCGTTGGCTTTATTTATTGTGGGATGAAGTGGCGCAGCTGGTGAATACCGGACGTTTCAACCGCGCCAACTTTGACCTTGCGACAAAATCACTCCTGCCCTGGCTCGCCTGA
- the kdsB gene encoding 3-deoxy-manno-octulosonate cytidylyltransferase → MSFVVIIPARYASTRLPGKPLVDINGKPMIVHVLERARESGADRIIIATDHPDVARAVEAAGGEVCMTRADHQSGTERLAEVVEKCAFSDDTVIVNVQGDEPMIPAVIVRQVADNLAQRQVGMATLAVPIHHADEAFNPNAVKVVTDAEGYALYFSRATIPWDRDRFAVSREAIGDTFLRHIGIYGYRAGFIRRYVSWAPSPLEHIEMLEQLRVLWYGEKIHVAVAEEVPGTGVDTPEDLERVRAELR, encoded by the coding sequence ATGAGCTTTGTCGTCATTATTCCTGCCCGTTACGCCTCAACGCGCCTGCCGGGTAAGCCGCTGGTAGATATCAACGGCAAACCAATGATTGTGCATGTCCTTGAACGCGCCCGTGAGTCCGGTGCTGACCGTATTATCATTGCCACCGATCATCCGGATGTTGCGCGTGCGGTTGAAGCTGCTGGCGGGGAAGTGTGCATGACCCGCGCCGATCACCAGTCTGGCACCGAGCGTCTGGCTGAAGTGGTTGAGAAATGTGCGTTCAGCGACGATACCGTGATCGTCAACGTACAGGGCGACGAGCCTATGATCCCGGCGGTCATTGTTCGTCAGGTGGCAGACAACCTGGCGCAGCGACAGGTCGGTATGGCCACGCTGGCGGTGCCCATTCACCACGCGGACGAGGCATTCAACCCGAACGCGGTGAAGGTAGTGACGGATGCAGAGGGCTATGCGCTCTATTTCTCCCGCGCCACTATCCCGTGGGATCGCGATCGCTTTGCGGTCTCCAGAGAGGCTATTGGCGATACCTTCCTGCGCCATATTGGCATCTACGGCTATCGCGCGGGCTTTATTCGTCGGTATGTGAGCTGGGCACCGAGCCCGCTGGAACATATCGAAATGCTGGAGCAGCTTCGCGTGCTCTGGTACGGCGAAAAAATCCATGTTGCCGTGGCCGAGGAAGTGCCTGGAACGGGTGTAGACACCCCAGAAGATCTTGAGCGCGTGCGCGCTGAATTGCGTTAA
- the elyC gene encoding envelope biogenesis factor ElyC, with product MLFTLKKYIGGMMLPLPLLLLIIALGLVLVWFSRFQKSGKTLITFGWLVLLLLSLQPVADRLLRPIENTYPTWQGKQKVEYIVVLGGGYTWDPNWAPSSNLINNSLPRLNEGIRLWLANPGSKMIFTGAPAKTNPVSTAEAGARVAETLGVPRSAIITLDNPKDTEEEAAAVKQAIGDVPFLLVTSASHLPRAMIFFEKQGLHPLPAPANQMAIDAPLNPWERVIPSPMWLMHSDRVGYETLGRVWQWLKGSSGEPGQE from the coding sequence ATGCTTTTTACCCTGAAGAAATACATTGGAGGCATGATGCTTCCCCTTCCGCTACTGCTGCTCATCATCGCGCTCGGGCTGGTGCTGGTGTGGTTTAGTCGCTTTCAGAAAAGTGGCAAAACGCTTATTACATTCGGCTGGCTGGTACTGCTGCTGCTGAGCCTGCAACCCGTCGCGGACAGACTGTTACGTCCCATCGAAAACACCTACCCAACCTGGCAGGGAAAGCAGAAGGTGGAGTACATCGTGGTGCTGGGGGGCGGGTATACCTGGGATCCAAACTGGGCCCCCAGTTCCAACCTGATCAATAACAGTCTGCCGCGCCTGAACGAAGGTATTCGTTTGTGGCTCGCCAATCCGGGATCGAAAATGATCTTCACCGGCGCGCCAGCCAAAACCAACCCGGTCAGCACGGCTGAAGCGGGAGCCAGGGTCGCGGAGACACTCGGTGTGCCGCGTTCCGCAATTATCACGCTGGACAATCCGAAAGATACCGAAGAAGAAGCGGCCGCGGTGAAACAGGCTATTGGCGATGTGCCGTTCTTACTGGTGACGTCTGCGTCACATCTGCCAAGGGCAATGATTTTCTTTGAAAAACAGGGTCTGCACCCGCTTCCCGCGCCGGCGAACCAGATGGCCATTGACGCCCCGCTCAACCCGTGGGAACGGGTGATCCCGTCCCCGATGTGGTTGATGCATAGCGATCGCGTCGGCTACGAGACGCTGGGACGCGTCTGGCAGTGGCTGAAAGGTTCGTCAGGCGAGCCAGGGCAGGAGTGA
- the mukE gene encoding chromosome partition protein MukE, producing MSLTNIEQVMPLKLAQALANPLFPALDSQLRAGRHIGLDELDNHAFLMDFQEYLEEFYARYNVELIRAPEGFFYLRPRSTTLIPRSVLSELDMMVGKILCYLYLSPERLANEGIFTQQELYDELLTLADESKLLKLVNNRSTGSDLDRQKLQEKVRSSLNRLRRLGMVWFMGHDSSKFRITESVFRFGADVRAGDDAREAQLRMIRDGEAMPVENHLQLNDEPEDNQPDSGEEE from the coding sequence ATGTCATTGACAAATATTGAACAAGTGATGCCATTAAAGCTGGCACAGGCGCTGGCGAATCCGTTATTTCCGGCGCTGGACAGCCAACTGCGTGCCGGTCGTCATATTGGCCTCGACGAGCTGGATAATCACGCCTTTTTGATGGACTTCCAGGAGTATCTGGAAGAGTTTTACGCTCGCTATAACGTTGAGCTTATCCGCGCGCCGGAAGGTTTCTTCTACCTGCGCCCGCGTTCCACTACGCTTATTCCGCGCTCCGTGCTCTCCGAGCTGGATATGATGGTCGGCAAAATTCTGTGCTACCTCTACCTCAGCCCGGAACGTCTGGCAAATGAAGGGATTTTCACCCAGCAGGAGCTTTACGATGAGCTATTGACGCTGGCAGACGAAAGCAAGCTGCTGAAGCTTGTGAACAACCGTTCTACGGGGTCGGATCTCGATCGTCAGAAATTACAGGAAAAAGTTCGCTCTTCCCTGAACCGTCTGCGTCGTCTGGGTATGGTCTGGTTTATGGGCCACGACAGCAGCAAATTCCGCATTACGGAATCTGTTTTCCGCTTCGGTGCCGACGTGCGTGCGGGCGACGACGCGCGTGAAGCGCAGCTTCGCATGATCCGCGACGGTGAGGCGATGCCGGTGGAAAACCATTTGCAGCTCAATGACGAGCCAGAAGACAATCAGCCGGATAGCGGGGAGGAAGAGTAA